In the Helianthus annuus cultivar XRQ/B chromosome 11, HanXRQr2.0-SUNRISE, whole genome shotgun sequence genome, one interval contains:
- the LOC110927030 gene encoding uncharacterized protein LOC110927030, with protein sequence MARVRESKKGKTQEEPSKRASKKAKKQLLVVEESDESDPEYDVSDEEEEIEEVEEEDENDDEVELVLDEDGIPEWDASKRLSRYPIEHRAGMYRKKIERSKQPRKELFLCEKFIVLKDFHAFGIEECFKKLGWLDFLQFTGGEEIYMDEIIEWMSSLEKDEGNNPPVTTRLIGKVNGVDVVLSFDEMKRISKYDTKATLKGPYAYPKEAELADETKTEEWKARVRSLFDLPRGVFMINTISVRYREPTPQ encoded by the coding sequence ATGGCACGTGTTCGAGAGAGTAAGAAAGGGAAGACCCAAGAGGAACCGTCTAAAAGGGCTTCAAAGAAGGCAAAGAAACAACTTCTTGTTGTAGAGGAGTCGGACGAGTCGGATCCGGAATATGATGTTTCGGATGAGGAAGAAGAAATAGAAGAAGTAGAAGAGGAAGACGAGAATGATGATGAGGTGGAGTTAGTGCTTGATGAGGATGGGATACCGGAGTGGGATGCGTCAAAGAGATTGTCTAGGTATCCTATTGAACATAGAGCGGGTATGTATCGTAAGAAGATAGAACGAAGTAAACAACCTAGGAAAGAACTATTTTTGTGTGAGAAGTTTATAGTTTTGAAGGACTTTCATGCATTTGGTATAGAAGAGTGTTTCAAAAAGTTAGGTTGGCTTGACTTCCTACAGTTTACCGGGGGCGAAGAGATTTATATGGATGAAATTATAGAGTGGATGTCTAGTTTGGAAAAGGATGAGGGAAATAATCCACCGGTTACTACTCGGTTGATTGGAAAGGTTAACGGGGTGGACGTGGTGTTGTCATTTGACGAGATGAAGAGGATAAGTAAGTATGATACTAAGGCTACGTTGAAGGGGCCATATGCATATCCTAAAGAGGCGGAGTTGGCGGATGAGACAAAGACGGAAGAGTGGAAAGCGAGAGTTCGAAGTTTATTTGATTTGCCCCGGGGAGTCTTTATGATCAATACGATTTCGGTCCGTTACAGAGAGCCGACACCACAGTAG